Proteins from one Ornithobacterium rhinotracheale genomic window:
- a CDS encoding RNA polymerase sigma factor, with product MKKIELITLIEDCKKGKQSAQTTLMNLLWDKVHYYVLSKIQNKADAEDISIKTFTKVFQKLKLYNEDFDFTTWVRAIAHNTMIDYIRKKPELNISIDDELCNVDLSSAVPSPEQSLILEQSTEELMHHVAKLPAIYQEIIRLRYLEEKTYNQIAQELNLSLSNVKVRLLRAKALLEESMKNK from the coding sequence TTGAAGAAAATAGAACTCATAACGCTTATAGAGGATTGTAAAAAAGGCAAGCAATCGGCACAAACTACGCTCATGAATCTCTTGTGGGATAAGGTGCATTATTATGTTTTGAGCAAAATTCAAAACAAAGCCGATGCCGAGGACATCAGCATTAAAACCTTTACTAAAGTCTTTCAGAAATTAAAGTTGTATAACGAAGATTTTGATTTCACCACTTGGGTGCGTGCCATTGCACATAACACGATGATTGATTACATCCGAAAAAAGCCAGAATTAAACATTTCGATAGACGACGAGCTGTGCAATGTAGATTTGTCGAGTGCTGTACCAAGCCCCGAGCAATCGCTGATTTTGGAACAAAGCACAGAGGAGCTTATGCATCATGTTGCGAAATTGCCCGCCATTTATCAAGAAATTATACGCTTGCGCTATCTGGAAGAGAAAACCTACAATCAGATTGCGCAAGAATTAAATCTTTCGCTCTCCAATGTGAAAGTGCGATTGCTCCGAGCCAAAGCTTTGCTCGAGGAATCCATGAAAAATAAATAA
- a CDS encoding efflux RND transporter permease subunit, translating into MKIAEISIKRPSIVIVMLALALIAGFYSYKQLSYELVPNIDTKVVTVTVPYPGASPAEIENTVTKKVEDAVSTLENVKKIQAKSYESLSVVVIEFTNEANVDNSLNDAQRKINAIRSDLPEDSKEPSLSKFSLSDLPIMSIGVTSNLSNTDLYDLVDDQIQPQFSRIPGVSSVNIVGGNEREIRVSLDPAKLEGYGLTVPQVQQILMASNMDFPTGNLKTRRNSTLIRLSGKFRSVQQMRDLVIASQNGVNIKLSDIADVQETQKEVEKLARINEDNTLLLQIQKQTDANAVEVSSLVKEKMKSVEEQYKDQGVKIQLASDTSEFTLTAANNVIHDLYIAVALVAFVMLFFLHSLRNALMVMVSIPASLIATFIGLFVLGYTLNLMSLLALSLVVGILVDDAIVVIENIHRHMEMGKNKVRAAYDGASEIGFTVTAITTVIVVVFLPIAMSSGLVSDIVRQFCVTVVIATVLSLLMSFTVVPWLFSRFGKLEHISDKNIFGKIINTFEKGLKAFTHWMTDILKWCLGHKLITIVVTGVMFFSIVPLFKYGFVGTEFFPGVDKGEFIVQIEMNKDASLQETNFMTQKAEDYILKQPEVKTAITTVGQVSSGGMGASQATAYKSEISVQLRDDVKRDESEIYAAKLKRQLQQVLVGAKIKTIPVGLMGANQAPLQLVVTAVNLDDAMDFAVEAMEILKGIDGSSEVELSVEDGTPEINVEVDRDKMAALGLNVATVGQTMRTAFAGNTDNKFRQGQNEYDINLQFQEGSRENIEDVKNLIFLNPQGQQIKLMQFADVRYASGPSLLERNDKAPSVTVNSQVVGRSSGAISQEWSAKLAEIQAKPGVSYKWSGMQENQQEGFGTLGVALLAAIMLVYMVMVVLYDDFAKPFIVLLSVPLSFIGAIWALALTNMSLNIFTILGLIMLIGLVAKNAILLVDFANHRVAKGEDTITALIQANHARLRPILMTTIAMVFGMIPIALATGGAAKMNNGLAIVIIGGLLSSLFLTLVIVPVVYLTFDLIGHKINKGKDKKDYDALMKADYDHINIKEEYEF; encoded by the coding sequence ATGAAAATAGCAGAAATAAGTATAAAACGACCCAGCATCGTAATCGTGATGCTTGCCTTGGCACTCATCGCTGGGTTTTATAGCTACAAGCAACTAAGTTATGAGCTTGTACCAAATATAGATACAAAGGTAGTAACCGTTACAGTACCTTATCCTGGGGCATCTCCTGCAGAGATCGAAAACACGGTGACTAAAAAAGTGGAAGACGCGGTTTCTACCTTGGAGAATGTAAAGAAAATTCAGGCTAAATCATACGAAAGTTTATCGGTAGTGGTTATTGAATTTACCAATGAGGCTAATGTAGATAATTCACTGAACGATGCGCAGCGTAAAATCAATGCCATTCGTTCTGATTTGCCAGAAGATTCAAAGGAGCCCTCGCTTTCTAAATTCTCACTATCGGATTTGCCGATTATGAGTATTGGGGTTACCTCTAATTTGTCTAATACAGATTTATATGATTTGGTAGATGATCAAATTCAGCCACAATTTTCAAGAATCCCAGGGGTGTCTTCAGTAAACATTGTGGGTGGAAACGAGCGTGAAATCCGTGTAAGTCTTGATCCTGCTAAATTGGAAGGTTACGGGCTCACTGTGCCACAAGTGCAACAAATCTTGATGGCGTCTAATATGGATTTTCCTACGGGTAACTTAAAAACAAGACGAAATAGTACATTGATTAGGCTTTCTGGTAAGTTTAGATCTGTTCAGCAAATGAGAGATTTGGTTATTGCTTCTCAAAACGGGGTAAACATTAAACTTTCTGATATTGCAGATGTGCAAGAAACGCAGAAAGAGGTCGAAAAACTAGCTAGAATTAACGAGGATAATACGCTTTTGCTTCAAATTCAAAAACAAACAGATGCCAATGCGGTGGAAGTGAGTAGTTTGGTGAAAGAAAAAATGAAAAGCGTAGAAGAGCAATATAAAGACCAAGGGGTGAAAATTCAGTTGGCAAGCGATACCAGTGAATTTACCTTAACGGCGGCTAATAATGTAATCCACGATTTATACATTGCAGTGGCCTTGGTGGCGTTTGTGATGCTATTTTTCTTGCACAGCTTGCGAAATGCTTTAATGGTGATGGTCTCTATTCCAGCCTCGTTAATTGCCACATTTATAGGGCTTTTTGTTTTAGGCTATACCTTAAACTTGATGAGCTTGCTTGCGCTTTCGCTCGTGGTGGGGATTTTGGTGGACGATGCCATCGTGGTCATTGAAAACATTCACCGTCATATGGAAATGGGGAAAAACAAAGTGCGTGCCGCCTATGATGGAGCGTCGGAAATTGGCTTTACCGTAACGGCCATTACTACCGTAATCGTGGTAGTGTTCTTGCCTATTGCAATGAGCTCGGGCTTGGTATCTGATATTGTGCGGCAATTCTGTGTTACTGTGGTGATAGCCACTGTGTTATCTTTATTAATGTCCTTCACTGTAGTGCCGTGGCTTTTCTCGCGCTTTGGTAAATTAGAGCATATTAGCGATAAAAATATCTTTGGAAAAATCATCAATACATTTGAAAAAGGACTTAAAGCCTTCACGCATTGGATGACCGATATTTTAAAATGGTGTTTAGGACATAAATTAATCACAATTGTGGTAACGGGTGTTATGTTCTTCAGCATTGTACCTTTATTTAAATATGGTTTTGTGGGAACAGAATTTTTCCCTGGCGTAGACAAAGGAGAATTTATTGTTCAAATCGAAATGAACAAAGATGCGTCTTTGCAAGAAACCAATTTTATGACACAAAAGGCAGAAGATTATATTTTAAAACAACCAGAAGTTAAAACAGCCATCACCACGGTGGGGCAGGTAAGTAGTGGCGGAATGGGGGCGTCTCAAGCTACGGCATATAAATCAGAAATTAGCGTTCAGTTGAGAGACGATGTGAAGCGTGATGAATCAGAAATTTACGCCGCTAAATTAAAACGCCAACTTCAGCAAGTTTTAGTTGGGGCAAAAATCAAAACCATACCAGTGGGATTGATGGGAGCAAACCAAGCTCCACTTCAATTAGTGGTTACGGCAGTTAATCTAGACGATGCGATGGATTTTGCTGTAGAAGCCATGGAGATATTAAAGGGTATTGATGGTAGTTCAGAGGTAGAACTTTCAGTAGAAGATGGTACGCCAGAGATTAATGTAGAGGTAGACCGAGATAAAATGGCAGCTTTAGGATTAAATGTTGCAACCGTGGGACAAACCATGCGTACGGCTTTTGCGGGAAATACTGATAATAAATTCCGTCAAGGGCAAAACGAATACGACATTAATCTACAATTTCAAGAAGGAAGTAGAGAAAATATCGAAGATGTGAAAAATCTAATTTTCTTGAATCCACAAGGGCAGCAAATCAAATTAATGCAATTTGCCGATGTGCGCTATGCCTCAGGCCCGAGCTTGCTTGAACGAAACGATAAAGCGCCATCCGTTACAGTGAATTCCCAAGTGGTAGGGCGCTCCTCAGGAGCCATTTCCCAAGAATGGTCGGCTAAATTGGCCGAAATCCAAGCCAAGCCCGGCGTTTCCTACAAATGGAGCGGAATGCAGGAAAATCAGCAAGAAGGTTTCGGCACCTTAGGGGTAGCCCTTTTGGCAGCCATTATGCTAGTATATATGGTGATGGTGGTGCTTTACGATGATTTTGCTAAGCCATTCATCGTGTTACTTTCCGTGCCACTATCATTCATCGGAGCCATTTGGGCGCTTGCCTTAACAAATATGAGCTTAAACATCTTCACCATTTTAGGTTTAATTATGCTCATTGGGCTTGTAGCTAAAAACGCCATCTTGCTCGTAGACTTCGCCAATCACCGCGTAGCCAAAGGCGAAGACACCATTACGGCATTGATTCAAGCCAATCACGCGCGACTCCGTCCTATCTTGATGACGACCATAGCCATGGTATTTGGTATGATTCCAATTGCATTGGCAACGGGTGGAGCTGCAAAAATGAACAACGGTTTGGCGATTGTCATCATTGGAGGTTTGTTGTCGTCACTGTTCTTAACCTTGGTGATTGTGCCTGTGGTGTATTTAACTTTTGATCTGATTGGGCATAAAATCAATAAAGGAAAAGATAAAAAAGATTATGATGCGTTGATGAAAGCCGATTACGACCATATAAATATAAAGGAAGAATACGAATTTTAA
- a CDS encoding DNA topoisomerase IV subunit B, producing the protein MANYTEDNIKTLSWSEHIRVRPGMYIGKLGDGSSQDDGIYILIKEIIDNSIDEFVMGSGKTIEINLKDDVVTVRDYGRGIPLGKMVDAVSKMNTGGKYDSRAFKKSVGLNGVGTKAVNALSSFFKVQSVRDGKTREAEFSKGELIESTEEKETTLRKGTKISFTPDPTIFHNYRFRTEYIEKMLKNYVYLNPGLRILFNGEEFFSENGLKDLLEDTIDEEIAYPIIHLKGEDIEIAITHSNKSYSETYYSFVNGQNTTQGGTHLAAFKEAVVRVGREHFNANFDASDIKKSIIAAVAIKVVEPVFESQTKTKLGSTDMGPDMPSVRTFVNDFIRTKLDNYLHKNPEVAELLLKKFRQSERERKELSGVRKKAKELAKKVSLHNEKLRDCRQHYNNPKAKRSLETTIFITEGDSASGSITTCRDTETQAVFSLKGKPKNSYGQEKRLVYENEELNFLQAALNIEDSLEDLRYNNVVIATDADDDGMHIRLLIITFFLQFFPELIREGHLYILQTPLFRVRNKKETRYCYNEEERKKAIQELGKNPEITRFKGLGEISPNEFKNFIGKDIRLEPVMIGKDTNIESMLEFYMGKNTRERQEFIIDNLVIEDDRELTIIE; encoded by the coding sequence ATGGCAAATTATACCGAAGATAATATTAAAACCCTGAGTTGGAGCGAGCATATCCGAGTGCGCCCCGGGATGTACATCGGGAAGCTGGGAGATGGCTCTTCGCAAGACGACGGGATTTATATCTTAATCAAAGAAATTATAGACAACTCTATCGATGAATTCGTAATGGGGAGCGGGAAAACCATTGAAATCAATTTAAAAGATGATGTGGTGACCGTGCGCGACTATGGGCGTGGGATTCCGCTGGGTAAAATGGTAGATGCCGTGTCTAAAATGAATACTGGGGGTAAATACGATAGCCGTGCGTTTAAAAAATCCGTAGGACTTAACGGAGTGGGTACCAAGGCAGTAAATGCACTTTCAAGTTTTTTTAAAGTGCAATCTGTGCGAGATGGCAAAACTCGTGAAGCTGAATTTTCTAAAGGTGAATTGATTGAATCCACAGAAGAAAAAGAAACTACATTACGCAAGGGCACTAAAATTTCTTTCACTCCAGACCCTACAATTTTCCATAATTACAGATTTCGTACAGAGTATATCGAGAAAATGTTGAAAAATTATGTGTACCTGAATCCTGGGCTGCGTATTCTTTTCAACGGCGAAGAATTTTTCTCAGAAAATGGTTTAAAAGACTTGCTCGAAGATACAATTGATGAAGAAATCGCTTATCCAATTATTCACTTAAAAGGAGAGGATATTGAGATTGCAATTACGCATAGCAACAAATCTTACTCTGAAACTTATTACTCGTTTGTAAACGGACAAAACACCACGCAAGGTGGAACGCATTTGGCGGCTTTTAAGGAGGCTGTTGTGCGTGTGGGGAGAGAGCACTTTAATGCTAATTTCGACGCCTCAGACATCAAGAAATCCATCATTGCGGCGGTAGCCATTAAGGTTGTAGAACCTGTGTTTGAATCTCAGACAAAAACAAAACTAGGTTCTACCGACATGGGGCCAGATATGCCGAGTGTGCGAACTTTTGTAAATGATTTCATCCGCACCAAGTTGGATAATTATCTACACAAAAATCCAGAAGTTGCAGAACTTCTATTAAAGAAATTCAGACAATCGGAGCGCGAGCGAAAGGAACTTTCAGGCGTAAGAAAAAAGGCTAAAGAATTGGCTAAAAAGGTGAGCCTACACAACGAGAAATTGCGCGACTGCCGTCAGCATTACAACAACCCGAAAGCTAAACGCAGTTTAGAAACCACTATTTTCATCACAGAGGGAGATTCCGCGAGTGGATCTATCACGACTTGTCGCGACACTGAAACGCAAGCGGTGTTTAGCTTAAAAGGTAAACCTAAAAATAGTTACGGACAGGAGAAAAGATTAGTTTACGAAAACGAAGAGCTTAATTTCTTGCAAGCAGCATTAAACATCGAAGATAGCCTTGAGGATCTTCGATATAACAATGTGGTAATTGCCACCGATGCCGATGACGATGGAATGCACATTCGTTTGCTGATCATCACTTTCTTTTTGCAATTTTTCCCTGAATTAATTAGAGAAGGGCATTTATACATCTTGCAAACGCCACTCTTTAGGGTAAGAAACAAAAAGGAAACCCGTTATTGTTATAATGAAGAAGAACGCAAGAAAGCAATTCAAGAATTGGGCAAAAATCCTGAAATTACACGATTTAAAGGGCTTGGTGAGATTTCACCGAATGAGTTTAAAAACTTCATCGGGAAAGACATAAGATTGGAGCCTGTGATGATTGGAAAAGACACCAATATTGAATCAATGCTTGAATTCTACATGGGTAAAAACACTAGAGAAAGACAGGAATTCATCATCGATAATCTTGTAATAGAAGATGATAGAGAATTAACCATTATTGAATAA
- a CDS encoding T9SS type A sorting domain-containing protein, with protein sequence MKKHLFLIASVFAAFTANAQSTFTVLGDTNVKVQGGALLYVQGDAKVKNYSDTSKKVSNDGKIKITNGLTNENATGANFVNEFPSTGEYGQLIVLNDGTNTGFISSDVKFNSDYVFYPLALPYNGITAGDVVKQVWGEGADLAQAFIPFQAGRNPKFKKFDPKRYENPLFRWNNETFTLDHLAQDYQIGQNSKQADYYAVSGNSKVLKGIKKDKLALSGIPNNKSFSVTLKSYTMKSNFSENAWGEVYGSYILDFTNDTPSGWKEYGLEDKEVQPGGFGDNVFYLANPYTSDIDLVKLFGNGNSNSVKAVIQLAGQGYNDKVNEGLVSNSYGKIMTGMTKDGSGDTWYSKVRPFETFAIKTTGDLTLNFNDNIKTFEKVDSQAPNNMFAKTADSNRFLAQVGIQLFEKSGANTNQRTYVAATNIKDATELYNVFLKEENTGVYTEQDGELASEGKLFVNTIDSEKYIGKPVKLILQNGEGTYIFKALLNKDAKESSNKFYFEDKKTGKVIKIEEDFEYGFTSNGTEKDRFAIYWAAAPKANSVAESAKEATNTTTVFRAGNDFKVRFDKGIRKADIYVYNISGQLVSSAKAVDASTDYVVPIQGNATVYIVKVVGDNGSVVTKKIIK encoded by the coding sequence ATGAAAAAACATCTATTTTTAATAGCATCTGTTTTTGCTGCGTTCACTGCGAACGCTCAGTCTACCTTTACGGTATTAGGTGATACTAATGTTAAAGTTCAAGGTGGAGCTTTGTTGTACGTACAAGGTGATGCTAAAGTTAAAAATTACTCAGATACTTCCAAAAAAGTATCAAACGACGGTAAAATCAAAATTACTAATGGTTTAACGAACGAAAACGCAACTGGAGCTAACTTCGTAAACGAATTTCCTAGTACAGGGGAATACGGTCAATTAATTGTATTGAATGATGGGACTAATACTGGTTTCATTTCTTCTGATGTGAAATTTAACTCTGATTATGTTTTCTATCCATTAGCGTTACCTTATAATGGAATCACGGCTGGAGATGTTGTGAAGCAAGTTTGGGGGGAAGGAGCAGATTTAGCTCAGGCGTTTATCCCTTTCCAGGCAGGTAGAAATCCTAAATTTAAAAAGTTTGACCCTAAGCGTTATGAGAACCCATTATTTAGATGGAATAATGAAACTTTTACACTTGATCATTTAGCTCAAGATTATCAAATTGGTCAAAATAGTAAACAAGCAGATTATTATGCTGTTTCGGGAAACTCTAAAGTGTTAAAGGGTATTAAGAAAGATAAGTTAGCTTTGAGTGGTATTCCTAATAATAAGAGCTTTTCTGTAACTTTGAAAAGCTATACCATGAAGTCTAACTTTAGTGAGAATGCATGGGGAGAGGTGTATGGATCTTATATTTTAGACTTTACAAATGATACACCTTCTGGGTGGAAAGAATATGGACTCGAAGATAAAGAAGTTCAACCAGGCGGTTTTGGAGATAATGTGTTTTATTTAGCAAACCCTTATACTTCTGATATTGATTTAGTGAAACTATTTGGAAATGGTAATAGCAATTCAGTTAAAGCAGTGATTCAACTTGCTGGTCAGGGATATAATGATAAAGTAAATGAAGGACTTGTCTCTAACTCCTATGGTAAGATAATGACAGGTATGACAAAAGATGGTTCGGGAGATACTTGGTATTCAAAAGTGAGACCATTTGAAACGTTTGCAATTAAAACTACTGGTGATTTAACGCTTAATTTTAACGACAATATTAAAACTTTTGAAAAGGTAGATAGCCAAGCTCCAAATAATATGTTTGCTAAAACTGCAGATTCGAATAGATTTTTAGCTCAAGTTGGAATTCAATTGTTTGAGAAAAGTGGAGCTAATACAAATCAAAGAACTTATGTAGCTGCAACTAATATAAAAGATGCTACTGAGTTATATAATGTATTTCTTAAAGAAGAAAATACAGGTGTTTATACTGAGCAAGATGGAGAACTTGCGAGTGAAGGAAAACTTTTTGTGAATACAATTGATTCAGAAAAATATATTGGTAAGCCCGTTAAATTGATTTTGCAGAATGGAGAAGGTACTTATATTTTTAAAGCTTTATTGAATAAGGATGCAAAGGAAAGCTCTAATAAATTCTACTTTGAAGACAAGAAAACAGGTAAAGTTATCAAAATTGAAGAGGATTTTGAATATGGATTTACATCTAATGGTACTGAAAAAGATCGTTTTGCAATCTATTGGGCTGCTGCACCAAAAGCAAACAGCGTAGCAGAATCTGCTAAAGAAGCTACCAATACTACTACAGTATTTAGAGCTGGTAACGATTTTAAAGTAAGATTTGACAAAGGAATTAGAAAAGCTGATATTTATGTTTATAACATTTCTGGTCAGTTAGTAAGTAGTGCTAAGGCTGTTGATGCTTCTACAGATTATGTAGTGCCTATACAAGGTAATGCTACAGTATATATCGTAAAAGTAGTAGGAGATAACGGTAGTGTAGTAACTAAAAAAATTATTAAATAA
- a CDS encoding TolC family protein, producing the protein MKKLLILMCATASVWLGAQQQKTLTLKEAINYALENKSEAEKAALEIEKSEYKIKEVRANALPNVSISGGLTYNPLLQEVIFPSFTNPNENMKISLGQPWNSNVNATLTQVLFNQSVFTGLKAARSTKEFYMLNKELTDEQIIEKVAHAYFQVYQTQQKLNNLESNLALTEKTVKVIQGQYEAGLARKIDLDRASVTLNNLKSTQQQLVNAVQIAQNALKFMVGLPMDTNLQLPENTFAPSILALNEQADLSKRTEVQVIEKQLELLEWQKKANEAEYYPSAALVANYGWLGQGKKMPWWHGEDDKVYWSDLASVGLNVKIPIFSGFSIKSKVKQSEIDILSAKAGLKDTKLALEMAYKNATEQMKNTAISIDVQQENVKLAENVLTNTQNNYQYGLATLTDLLDSERALADAKNNLTNAKLDYKLAEIEYLKAQGNLKSLIK; encoded by the coding sequence ATGAAAAAGTTATTAATATTAATGTGTGCTACGGCAAGTGTGTGGCTGGGTGCACAGCAGCAAAAGACGCTCACCTTGAAAGAGGCGATAAATTATGCGCTGGAAAACAAGAGCGAGGCGGAAAAAGCTGCCTTGGAAATCGAAAAAAGTGAGTATAAAATCAAGGAAGTGCGTGCCAATGCGTTGCCTAATGTTTCCATCTCGGGGGGGCTTACTTACAATCCTCTGTTGCAGGAAGTGATTTTCCCGAGTTTTACGAATCCCAACGAAAATATGAAAATTTCGCTTGGGCAACCATGGAACTCCAATGTAAATGCGACTTTGACACAGGTGCTTTTTAATCAATCGGTGTTTACGGGATTAAAGGCTGCACGCTCTACAAAGGAATTTTATATGCTAAATAAAGAATTAACCGATGAGCAAATCATCGAAAAAGTGGCGCATGCATATTTTCAGGTGTACCAAACGCAGCAAAAACTTAACAACTTGGAAAGTAATTTAGCTTTAACCGAAAAAACAGTGAAAGTGATACAAGGGCAATACGAGGCAGGCTTAGCCAGAAAAATAGATTTAGACCGCGCTAGCGTTACGCTTAACAATCTGAAATCTACCCAGCAGCAATTGGTAAACGCTGTGCAAATCGCACAGAATGCTCTAAAATTCATGGTGGGATTGCCAATGGATACTAATTTGCAATTGCCAGAAAATACTTTTGCACCATCAATTTTAGCCTTGAATGAGCAAGCGGATTTAAGCAAAAGAACCGAAGTTCAAGTCATCGAAAAACAACTCGAATTGCTTGAGTGGCAGAAAAAAGCCAATGAAGCAGAATATTATCCTTCCGCAGCTTTGGTTGCCAATTACGGTTGGCTGGGGCAAGGTAAAAAAATGCCATGGTGGCATGGCGAAGATGATAAAGTGTATTGGTCAGATTTAGCGTCCGTAGGATTAAATGTGAAAATTCCGATTTTTAGTGGTTTTTCAATTAAATCAAAAGTAAAACAAAGTGAAATCGATATTTTGTCGGCAAAAGCGGGGTTAAAAGACACCAAGCTGGCGCTAGAAATGGCATATAAAAACGCAACCGAGCAAATGAAAAACACGGCCATAAGTATCGATGTTCAGCAAGAAAATGTGAAACTTGCTGAAAATGTTTTGACCAATACGCAAAACAATTATCAATACGGGCTGGCAACGCTTACCGATTTATTGGATTCGGAGCGCGCCCTTGCCGACGCCAAAAACAATTTAACCAATGCTAAATTAGATTATAAATTAGCCGAAATCGAATATTTAAAAGCGCAAGGAAACCTAAAATCTTTAATTAAATAA
- a CDS encoding membrane or secreted protein, which yields MKLVLITVGILLLCVAGIAIKIWAKKDGKFAGTCASQNPHLNKTGEPCGFCGKMPDQCENQTEK from the coding sequence ATGAAATTAGTATTAATCACCGTAGGAATTTTACTACTCTGTGTAGCGGGAATTGCTATAAAAATATGGGCAAAAAAAGACGGAAAGTTTGCAGGTACTTGCGCAAGTCAAAATCCGCATCTCAACAAAACAGGTGAGCCTTGTGGATTTTGTGGGAAAATGCCCGATCAATGCGAAAATCAAACCGAAAAATAA
- a CDS encoding type II toxin-antitoxin system RelE/ParE family toxin — MLTIWTKTAEKDLFNLIGYIHKDSPQNAQMVLNKIEALVDSLGQMPFKYPKELIYNDDSVRYAVLYSFKIIYKVGSGEIKILRIFHTAQNPKKI; from the coding sequence ATGCTTACAATCTGGACTAAAACTGCAGAAAAAGATTTATTTAACCTTATTGGGTATATTCATAAAGACAGCCCACAGAATGCACAAATGGTTTTAAACAAGATAGAAGCTTTGGTAGATTCATTGGGGCAAATGCCGTTCAAATACCCCAAAGAGCTAATATACAACGATGATAGTGTAAGGTATGCGGTGCTATACAGCTTCAAAATTATTTACAAGGTTGGTAGCGGTGAAATTAAAATCCTTAGAATATTTCACACAGCTCAAAATCCAAAGAAAATTTAA
- a CDS encoding efflux RND transporter periplasmic adaptor subunit, with translation MKKLVIPIIIIIALIVGVFFILSGNKKSNEEKVAIVKTENSRVAVQVAKVKEDHLSGQFSANGTFVPEKETMVSPEMGGQVVAIYVSEGSYVRAGQTIAKLKGDKVNVGLDASRAQLDNAQAALVNAKSQLARFEAAYKTGGVTDQQVDQMRLQVKQLQSQVKSAQAGLKNAQLSSGDTNVVAKVSGIVNRKLVETGAVVGAGNPIVQIVNISSLKLKVNVDESLVTKLHVGDVVSVKPTVLNDPIQGKITFIAPMSDGALKFPVEITVDNKNQKLKAGMYAVANFDQNGEGDAPALVIPRDAFVGSVSQNQVFQVVDNTAVLKTIQSGRNLGDVVEVISGLKLGDVVVTSGQINLENGTKVKIIK, from the coding sequence ATGAAAAAATTAGTTATCCCTATCATAATAATCATTGCACTTATCGTTGGTGTGTTTTTCATCCTAAGCGGTAACAAGAAAAGCAACGAAGAAAAAGTAGCCATCGTAAAAACTGAAAACAGCCGTGTGGCGGTGCAAGTGGCAAAAGTAAAAGAAGATCATTTGTCGGGGCAATTTTCCGCCAACGGGACATTTGTTCCAGAAAAAGAAACCATGGTGAGTCCTGAAATGGGCGGACAAGTCGTGGCGATTTATGTGAGCGAAGGTAGCTATGTGCGTGCAGGACAAACCATTGCAAAACTAAAAGGCGACAAAGTAAATGTAGGTTTAGACGCCTCTCGTGCACAATTGGATAATGCGCAAGCGGCTTTGGTGAATGCAAAATCGCAATTAGCAAGATTTGAAGCTGCTTATAAAACAGGGGGTGTGACCGACCAACAAGTAGACCAAATGCGTCTGCAAGTAAAGCAATTGCAATCGCAAGTGAAAAGTGCGCAAGCAGGACTTAAAAATGCACAATTAAGCAGTGGAGATACCAATGTGGTGGCAAAAGTGAGCGGAATTGTGAACCGTAAATTGGTTGAAACAGGAGCTGTAGTAGGCGCAGGGAATCCAATTGTGCAAATCGTAAATATTTCAAGTTTAAAATTAAAAGTAAATGTAGATGAATCTTTGGTGACAAAGTTACATGTAGGCGATGTCGTAAGCGTTAAACCTACTGTGTTGAACGATCCAATTCAAGGGAAAATTACATTTATTGCGCCAATGTCAGACGGTGCGTTGAAATTTCCAGTAGAAATTACCGTAGATAATAAAAACCAAAAACTAAAAGCAGGAATGTATGCCGTGGCTAATTTCGACCAAAATGGGGAAGGAGATGCGCCTGCGCTTGTAATCCCAAGAGATGCTTTTGTAGGTTCTGTGAGCCAAAACCAAGTATTTCAAGTAGTAGATAACACAGCAGTATTGAAAACCATTCAAAGTGGTAGAAATTTAGGAGATGTAGTAGAGGTGATTTCTGGGTTAAAACTTGGTGATGTTGTTGTGACAAGCGGACAAATTAACCTTGAAAATGGTACTAAAGTAAAAATCATAAAGTAA